One stretch of Bombus terrestris chromosome 5, iyBomTerr1.2, whole genome shotgun sequence DNA includes these proteins:
- the LOC100643689 gene encoding neural cell adhesion molecule 2 isoform X2, with protein MSREVLTGRGWWVARQLEHLILGYRFEMRRTSGHVFLTSLLILLRARRADAATENSPEFSNKGSTTTHALTAPLRLVWGSEGKDVELPCDITPPTPTDSVNMVLWFKDTAGIPLYSLDARGKDLASAVHWAVSDDLGKRTYFQIGDGHRAKLKVTKVTFKDQGIFRCRVDFINSPTRNFRVNLTLVEEPSRPVIYDAQGREVTRVAGPFLEGYNLDLTCQVSGGRPKPTVVWWKDGKILDSVVDTISIGSPSKFTVNRLFINEVTRSLWGTKLECRAQSEQMTSPIVREVPLDVYLKPAIVKIVLIDSQIYAGRPLAARCETWGSSPAARIIWRLGGQTIGDPNVSTTQRSNSTISKLALVLGKDDNGKRLTCRAENPRFPGGVLEETEILDVAYVPVVSIDLATGYVLDTLREGDDLKLVCDVESNPPPTRIIWYHKDDRLEHDVTGGTLIASNTLTLRVLTLAHAGEYSCEAVNSVGEGRSPPIFLQMKYAPRCRAGYERREVTAGRHETVSLRCEVDAVPKDAVRFSWTYNGTRGDVLPMPNSRARNNGLVSVLEYTPTTDTDFGTLACWASNSVGRQRTPCIFNIVPGKPPQPPFDCSLHNETTSLQVNCVPGADGGSPQYFLLEVRGIPRNFGVVQMNPPTLHAPQSDQGMVGDVPAIYQERNPRPSFQLHGLEPGFDYTLYVYAVNDRGRSEPALLEHIRVAEVIGGKIERNGLFLEDLKKALPEASSENMIIVIALTGAVALILIGIGVIIGLAICRRRTASTLKDGPDDFTTPTYVSAQRIEPRIRYSGDSRRSQRTSLYIEENRNEPDLLQRVEIDLHG; from the exons ATGTCTCGAGAGGTGTTGACCGGACGTGGCTGGTGGGTCGCGCGTCAACTCGAACACCTGATTCTCGGTTACCGGTTCGAGATGCGGCGCACGTCCGGACACGTGTTTCTGACAAGTTTGCTGATACTACTTCGAGCACGTCGGGCAGACGCAGCTACCGAGAATTCGCCCGAATTCTCGAACAAAG GCTCCACTACGACTCACGCTCTTACAGCGCCGCTCAGATTGGTGTGGGGCAGCGAGGGCAAAGACGTCGAATTACCATGCGACATCACCCCACCGACACCGACCGACTCCGTGAACATGGTGCTTTGGTTCAAAGACACCGCTGGGATACCTCTTTACAG CCTGGACGCAAGAGGCAAAGATCTCGCCTCCGCCGTTCATTGGGCGGTCAGCGATGATCTCGGCAAGAGGACCTACTTTCAGATCGGTGATGGCCATCGAGCTAAGCTCAAAGTTACCAAGGTCACATTCAAGGACCAAGGAATCTTCAGATGTAGGGTAGATTTTATCAATTCCCCGACGAGAAACTTTCGGGTGAATCTCACGCTCGTTG AAGAACCATCCAGACCTGTGATATACGATGCTCAGGGGCGAGAGGTGACAAGAGTGGCTGGACCCTTCTTGGAAGGTTACAATCTCGACTTGACCTGTCAGGTGTCTGGGG gAAGACCAAAGCCTACGGTAGTATGGTGGAAGGACGGTAAGATACTGGACTCCGTTGTTGACACAATTTCTATTGGTTCCCCGAGCAAATTCACGGTGAACCGTCTTTTCATCAACGAGGTGACGAGATCGTTGTGGGGCACGAAGCTCGAATGCAGGGCTCAGTCGGAGCAGATGACCTCTCCGATCGTTCGCGAAGTACCTCTAGATGTTTACC TGAAGCCTGCGATCGTAAAGATCGTCCTGATCGACAGTCAAATCTACGCCGGGCGTCCGCTCGCGGCACGCTGTGAAACCTGGGGAAGTTCTCCCGCTGCCAGGATCATCTGGAGGCTAGGCGGGCAGACGATAGGCGATCCCAACGTGTCGACTACGCAGAGAAGCAATTCGACGATCAGCAAGCTGGCTCTGGTCCTTGGCAAAGACGACAATGGCAAGAGATTAACCTGCAGAGCCGAAAATCCCAGATTTCCCGGCGGAGTGCTCGAAGAAACTGAGATCTTGGACGTTGCCT ACGTACCGGTTGTTTCCATCGATCTAGCCACCGGTTACGTCCTGGATACTCTCAGAGAAGGGGACGATCTGAAGCTGGTGTGCGACGTGGAGAGTAACCCACCTCCGACCCGAATCATTTGGTACCACAAG GACGATCGATTGGAGCACGACGTGACCGGTGGAACGCTGATAGCCTCCAACACGTTAACGCTGAGGGTACTCACTCTGGCTCATGCAGGCGAGTATTCGTGCGAAGCGGTGAATTCCGTGGGAGAAGGTCGGAGCCCTCCGATTTTCCTTCAGATGAAAT ACGCGCCGAGATGCAGGGCAGGTTACGAGCGACGCGAGGTCACGGCTGGTCGCCATGAAACGGTGTCGCTACGCTGCGAAGTCGACGCTGTTCCGAAAGACGCGGTGCGATTCTCTTGGACGTACAACGGAACGCGCGGTGACGTGTTGCCGATGCCAAACTCCAGAGCTCGGAATAACGGGCTCGTTAGCGTTCTCGAGTACACTCCTACCACCGACACCGACTTTGGAACTCTGGCTTGCTGGGCGAGCAACAGCGTCGGCAGACAAAGGACCCCTTGTATATTCAACATCGTGCCCGGAA AGCCACCGCAGCCACCGTTCGACTGTTCTCTGCACAATGAAACCACCTCGCTGCAAGTGAATTGCGTGCCCGGCGCCGATGGTGGTTCCCCGCAATACTTTTTGCTGGAAGTTCGAGGGATACCGAGAAACTTCGGTGTCGTTCAGATGAATCCGCCGACGCTCCACGCGCCTCAAAGCGACCAGGGAATGGTGGGAGACGTACCGGCGATATATCAAGAGAGAAATCCAAGGCCAAGCTTTCAGCTGCACGGTCTTGAACCCGGTTTCGATTACACGTTATACGTGTACGCTGTGAACGACAGAGGAAGGAGCGAGCCAGCGCTGTTGGAGCATATACGAGTGGCTGAAGTTATCGGCGGGAAGATCGAAAGAAACGGCCTGTTTCTGGAGGATCTGAAAAAGGCACTTCCCGAGGCTAGCTCGGAAAATATGATCATCGTGATCGCCTTGACAG GTGCGGTGGCTTTGATCCTGATCGGTATCGGGGTGATCATCGGGTTGGCTATCTGCAGAAGAAGGACCGCGTCGACGCTCAAAGACGGTCCGGACGATTTTACCACCCCCACCTACGTCTCCGCCCAAAGGATCGAGCCAAGGATCAGATACTCGGGCGACAGCAGACGTTCTCAAAGAACGAGCTTGTACATCGAGGAAAATCGAAACG aacCGGATCTTCTACAGAGAGTCGAGATCGATCTACACGGTTAA
- the LOC100643689 gene encoding neural cell adhesion molecule 2 isoform X3, protein MLRVEGSTTTHALTAPLRLVWGSEGKDVELPCDITPPTPTDSVNMVLWFKDTAGIPLYSLDARGKDLASAVHWAVSDDLGKRTYFQIGDGHRAKLKVTKVTFKDQGIFRCRVDFINSPTRNFRVNLTLVEEPSRPVIYDAQGREVTRVAGPFLEGYNLDLTCQVSGGRPKPTVVWWKDGKILDSVVDTISIGSPSKFTVNRLFINEVTRSLWGTKLECRAQSEQMTSPIVREVPLDVYLKPAIVKIVLIDSQIYAGRPLAARCETWGSSPAARIIWRLGGQTIGDPNVSTTQRSNSTISKLALVLGKDDNGKRLTCRAENPRFPGGVLEETEILDVAYVPVVSIDLATGYVLDTLREGDDLKLVCDVESNPPPTRIIWYHKDDRLEHDVTGGTLIASNTLTLRVLTLAHAGEYSCEAVNSVGEGRSPPIFLQMKYAPRCRAGYERREVTAGRHETVSLRCEVDAVPKDAVRFSWTYNGTRGDVLPMPNSRARNNGLVSVLEYTPTTDTDFGTLACWASNSVGRQRTPCIFNIVPGKPPQPPFDCSLHNETTSLQVNCVPGADGGSPQYFLLEVRGIPRNFGVVQMNPPTLHAPQSDQGMVGDVPAIYQERNPRPSFQLHGLEPGFDYTLYVYAVNDRGRSEPALLEHIRVAEVIGGKIERNGLFLEDLKKALPEASSENMIIVIALTGTGAVALILIGIGVIIGLAICRRRTASTLKDGPDDFTTPTYVSAQRIEPRIRYSGDSRRSQRTSLYIEENRNEPDLLQRVEIDLHG, encoded by the exons ATGCTGCGCGTTGAAG GCTCCACTACGACTCACGCTCTTACAGCGCCGCTCAGATTGGTGTGGGGCAGCGAGGGCAAAGACGTCGAATTACCATGCGACATCACCCCACCGACACCGACCGACTCCGTGAACATGGTGCTTTGGTTCAAAGACACCGCTGGGATACCTCTTTACAG CCTGGACGCAAGAGGCAAAGATCTCGCCTCCGCCGTTCATTGGGCGGTCAGCGATGATCTCGGCAAGAGGACCTACTTTCAGATCGGTGATGGCCATCGAGCTAAGCTCAAAGTTACCAAGGTCACATTCAAGGACCAAGGAATCTTCAGATGTAGGGTAGATTTTATCAATTCCCCGACGAGAAACTTTCGGGTGAATCTCACGCTCGTTG AAGAACCATCCAGACCTGTGATATACGATGCTCAGGGGCGAGAGGTGACAAGAGTGGCTGGACCCTTCTTGGAAGGTTACAATCTCGACTTGACCTGTCAGGTGTCTGGGG gAAGACCAAAGCCTACGGTAGTATGGTGGAAGGACGGTAAGATACTGGACTCCGTTGTTGACACAATTTCTATTGGTTCCCCGAGCAAATTCACGGTGAACCGTCTTTTCATCAACGAGGTGACGAGATCGTTGTGGGGCACGAAGCTCGAATGCAGGGCTCAGTCGGAGCAGATGACCTCTCCGATCGTTCGCGAAGTACCTCTAGATGTTTACC TGAAGCCTGCGATCGTAAAGATCGTCCTGATCGACAGTCAAATCTACGCCGGGCGTCCGCTCGCGGCACGCTGTGAAACCTGGGGAAGTTCTCCCGCTGCCAGGATCATCTGGAGGCTAGGCGGGCAGACGATAGGCGATCCCAACGTGTCGACTACGCAGAGAAGCAATTCGACGATCAGCAAGCTGGCTCTGGTCCTTGGCAAAGACGACAATGGCAAGAGATTAACCTGCAGAGCCGAAAATCCCAGATTTCCCGGCGGAGTGCTCGAAGAAACTGAGATCTTGGACGTTGCCT ACGTACCGGTTGTTTCCATCGATCTAGCCACCGGTTACGTCCTGGATACTCTCAGAGAAGGGGACGATCTGAAGCTGGTGTGCGACGTGGAGAGTAACCCACCTCCGACCCGAATCATTTGGTACCACAAG GACGATCGATTGGAGCACGACGTGACCGGTGGAACGCTGATAGCCTCCAACACGTTAACGCTGAGGGTACTCACTCTGGCTCATGCAGGCGAGTATTCGTGCGAAGCGGTGAATTCCGTGGGAGAAGGTCGGAGCCCTCCGATTTTCCTTCAGATGAAAT ACGCGCCGAGATGCAGGGCAGGTTACGAGCGACGCGAGGTCACGGCTGGTCGCCATGAAACGGTGTCGCTACGCTGCGAAGTCGACGCTGTTCCGAAAGACGCGGTGCGATTCTCTTGGACGTACAACGGAACGCGCGGTGACGTGTTGCCGATGCCAAACTCCAGAGCTCGGAATAACGGGCTCGTTAGCGTTCTCGAGTACACTCCTACCACCGACACCGACTTTGGAACTCTGGCTTGCTGGGCGAGCAACAGCGTCGGCAGACAAAGGACCCCTTGTATATTCAACATCGTGCCCGGAA AGCCACCGCAGCCACCGTTCGACTGTTCTCTGCACAATGAAACCACCTCGCTGCAAGTGAATTGCGTGCCCGGCGCCGATGGTGGTTCCCCGCAATACTTTTTGCTGGAAGTTCGAGGGATACCGAGAAACTTCGGTGTCGTTCAGATGAATCCGCCGACGCTCCACGCGCCTCAAAGCGACCAGGGAATGGTGGGAGACGTACCGGCGATATATCAAGAGAGAAATCCAAGGCCAAGCTTTCAGCTGCACGGTCTTGAACCCGGTTTCGATTACACGTTATACGTGTACGCTGTGAACGACAGAGGAAGGAGCGAGCCAGCGCTGTTGGAGCATATACGAGTGGCTGAAGTTATCGGCGGGAAGATCGAAAGAAACGGCCTGTTTCTGGAGGATCTGAAAAAGGCACTTCCCGAGGCTAGCTCGGAAAATATGATCATCGTGATCGCCTTGACAGGTACAG GTGCGGTGGCTTTGATCCTGATCGGTATCGGGGTGATCATCGGGTTGGCTATCTGCAGAAGAAGGACCGCGTCGACGCTCAAAGACGGTCCGGACGATTTTACCACCCCCACCTACGTCTCCGCCCAAAGGATCGAGCCAAGGATCAGATACTCGGGCGACAGCAGACGTTCTCAAAGAACGAGCTTGTACATCGAGGAAAATCGAAACG aacCGGATCTTCTACAGAGAGTCGAGATCGATCTACACGGTTAA
- the LOC100643689 gene encoding synaptogenesis protein syg-2 isoform X4 — MVLWFKDTAGIPLYSLDARGKDLASAVHWAVSDDLGKRTYFQIGDGHRAKLKVTKVTFKDQGIFRCRVDFINSPTRNFRVNLTLVEEPSRPVIYDAQGREVTRVAGPFLEGYNLDLTCQVSGGRPKPTVVWWKDGKILDSVVDTISIGSPSKFTVNRLFINEVTRSLWGTKLECRAQSEQMTSPIVREVPLDVYLKPAIVKIVLIDSQIYAGRPLAARCETWGSSPAARIIWRLGGQTIGDPNVSTTQRSNSTISKLALVLGKDDNGKRLTCRAENPRFPGGVLEETEILDVAYVPVVSIDLATGYVLDTLREGDDLKLVCDVESNPPPTRIIWYHKDDRLEHDVTGGTLIASNTLTLRVLTLAHAGEYSCEAVNSVGEGRSPPIFLQMKYAPRCRAGYERREVTAGRHETVSLRCEVDAVPKDAVRFSWTYNGTRGDVLPMPNSRARNNGLVSVLEYTPTTDTDFGTLACWASNSVGRQRTPCIFNIVPGKPPQPPFDCSLHNETTSLQVNCVPGADGGSPQYFLLEVRGIPRNFGVVQMNPPTLHAPQSDQGMVGDVPAIYQERNPRPSFQLHGLEPGFDYTLYVYAVNDRGRSEPALLEHIRVAEVIGGKIERNGLFLEDLKKALPEASSENMIIVIALTGTGAVALILIGIGVIIGLAICRRRTASTLKDGPDDFTTPTYVSAQRIEPRIRYSGDSRRSQRTSLYIEENRNEPDLLQRVEIDLHG, encoded by the exons ATGGTGCTTTGGTTCAAAGACACCGCTGGGATACCTCTTTACAG CCTGGACGCAAGAGGCAAAGATCTCGCCTCCGCCGTTCATTGGGCGGTCAGCGATGATCTCGGCAAGAGGACCTACTTTCAGATCGGTGATGGCCATCGAGCTAAGCTCAAAGTTACCAAGGTCACATTCAAGGACCAAGGAATCTTCAGATGTAGGGTAGATTTTATCAATTCCCCGACGAGAAACTTTCGGGTGAATCTCACGCTCGTTG AAGAACCATCCAGACCTGTGATATACGATGCTCAGGGGCGAGAGGTGACAAGAGTGGCTGGACCCTTCTTGGAAGGTTACAATCTCGACTTGACCTGTCAGGTGTCTGGGG gAAGACCAAAGCCTACGGTAGTATGGTGGAAGGACGGTAAGATACTGGACTCCGTTGTTGACACAATTTCTATTGGTTCCCCGAGCAAATTCACGGTGAACCGTCTTTTCATCAACGAGGTGACGAGATCGTTGTGGGGCACGAAGCTCGAATGCAGGGCTCAGTCGGAGCAGATGACCTCTCCGATCGTTCGCGAAGTACCTCTAGATGTTTACC TGAAGCCTGCGATCGTAAAGATCGTCCTGATCGACAGTCAAATCTACGCCGGGCGTCCGCTCGCGGCACGCTGTGAAACCTGGGGAAGTTCTCCCGCTGCCAGGATCATCTGGAGGCTAGGCGGGCAGACGATAGGCGATCCCAACGTGTCGACTACGCAGAGAAGCAATTCGACGATCAGCAAGCTGGCTCTGGTCCTTGGCAAAGACGACAATGGCAAGAGATTAACCTGCAGAGCCGAAAATCCCAGATTTCCCGGCGGAGTGCTCGAAGAAACTGAGATCTTGGACGTTGCCT ACGTACCGGTTGTTTCCATCGATCTAGCCACCGGTTACGTCCTGGATACTCTCAGAGAAGGGGACGATCTGAAGCTGGTGTGCGACGTGGAGAGTAACCCACCTCCGACCCGAATCATTTGGTACCACAAG GACGATCGATTGGAGCACGACGTGACCGGTGGAACGCTGATAGCCTCCAACACGTTAACGCTGAGGGTACTCACTCTGGCTCATGCAGGCGAGTATTCGTGCGAAGCGGTGAATTCCGTGGGAGAAGGTCGGAGCCCTCCGATTTTCCTTCAGATGAAAT ACGCGCCGAGATGCAGGGCAGGTTACGAGCGACGCGAGGTCACGGCTGGTCGCCATGAAACGGTGTCGCTACGCTGCGAAGTCGACGCTGTTCCGAAAGACGCGGTGCGATTCTCTTGGACGTACAACGGAACGCGCGGTGACGTGTTGCCGATGCCAAACTCCAGAGCTCGGAATAACGGGCTCGTTAGCGTTCTCGAGTACACTCCTACCACCGACACCGACTTTGGAACTCTGGCTTGCTGGGCGAGCAACAGCGTCGGCAGACAAAGGACCCCTTGTATATTCAACATCGTGCCCGGAA AGCCACCGCAGCCACCGTTCGACTGTTCTCTGCACAATGAAACCACCTCGCTGCAAGTGAATTGCGTGCCCGGCGCCGATGGTGGTTCCCCGCAATACTTTTTGCTGGAAGTTCGAGGGATACCGAGAAACTTCGGTGTCGTTCAGATGAATCCGCCGACGCTCCACGCGCCTCAAAGCGACCAGGGAATGGTGGGAGACGTACCGGCGATATATCAAGAGAGAAATCCAAGGCCAAGCTTTCAGCTGCACGGTCTTGAACCCGGTTTCGATTACACGTTATACGTGTACGCTGTGAACGACAGAGGAAGGAGCGAGCCAGCGCTGTTGGAGCATATACGAGTGGCTGAAGTTATCGGCGGGAAGATCGAAAGAAACGGCCTGTTTCTGGAGGATCTGAAAAAGGCACTTCCCGAGGCTAGCTCGGAAAATATGATCATCGTGATCGCCTTGACAGGTACAG GTGCGGTGGCTTTGATCCTGATCGGTATCGGGGTGATCATCGGGTTGGCTATCTGCAGAAGAAGGACCGCGTCGACGCTCAAAGACGGTCCGGACGATTTTACCACCCCCACCTACGTCTCCGCCCAAAGGATCGAGCCAAGGATCAGATACTCGGGCGACAGCAGACGTTCTCAAAGAACGAGCTTGTACATCGAGGAAAATCGAAACG aacCGGATCTTCTACAGAGAGTCGAGATCGATCTACACGGTTAA
- the LOC100643689 gene encoding neural cell adhesion molecule 2 isoform X1: MSREVLTGRGWWVARQLEHLILGYRFEMRRTSGHVFLTSLLILLRARRADAATENSPEFSNKGSTTTHALTAPLRLVWGSEGKDVELPCDITPPTPTDSVNMVLWFKDTAGIPLYSLDARGKDLASAVHWAVSDDLGKRTYFQIGDGHRAKLKVTKVTFKDQGIFRCRVDFINSPTRNFRVNLTLVEEPSRPVIYDAQGREVTRVAGPFLEGYNLDLTCQVSGGRPKPTVVWWKDGKILDSVVDTISIGSPSKFTVNRLFINEVTRSLWGTKLECRAQSEQMTSPIVREVPLDVYLKPAIVKIVLIDSQIYAGRPLAARCETWGSSPAARIIWRLGGQTIGDPNVSTTQRSNSTISKLALVLGKDDNGKRLTCRAENPRFPGGVLEETEILDVAYVPVVSIDLATGYVLDTLREGDDLKLVCDVESNPPPTRIIWYHKDDRLEHDVTGGTLIASNTLTLRVLTLAHAGEYSCEAVNSVGEGRSPPIFLQMKYAPRCRAGYERREVTAGRHETVSLRCEVDAVPKDAVRFSWTYNGTRGDVLPMPNSRARNNGLVSVLEYTPTTDTDFGTLACWASNSVGRQRTPCIFNIVPGKPPQPPFDCSLHNETTSLQVNCVPGADGGSPQYFLLEVRGIPRNFGVVQMNPPTLHAPQSDQGMVGDVPAIYQERNPRPSFQLHGLEPGFDYTLYVYAVNDRGRSEPALLEHIRVAEVIGGKIERNGLFLEDLKKALPEASSENMIIVIALTGTGAVALILIGIGVIIGLAICRRRTASTLKDGPDDFTTPTYVSAQRIEPRIRYSGDSRRSQRTSLYIEENRNEPDLLQRVEIDLHG, from the exons ATGTCTCGAGAGGTGTTGACCGGACGTGGCTGGTGGGTCGCGCGTCAACTCGAACACCTGATTCTCGGTTACCGGTTCGAGATGCGGCGCACGTCCGGACACGTGTTTCTGACAAGTTTGCTGATACTACTTCGAGCACGTCGGGCAGACGCAGCTACCGAGAATTCGCCCGAATTCTCGAACAAAG GCTCCACTACGACTCACGCTCTTACAGCGCCGCTCAGATTGGTGTGGGGCAGCGAGGGCAAAGACGTCGAATTACCATGCGACATCACCCCACCGACACCGACCGACTCCGTGAACATGGTGCTTTGGTTCAAAGACACCGCTGGGATACCTCTTTACAG CCTGGACGCAAGAGGCAAAGATCTCGCCTCCGCCGTTCATTGGGCGGTCAGCGATGATCTCGGCAAGAGGACCTACTTTCAGATCGGTGATGGCCATCGAGCTAAGCTCAAAGTTACCAAGGTCACATTCAAGGACCAAGGAATCTTCAGATGTAGGGTAGATTTTATCAATTCCCCGACGAGAAACTTTCGGGTGAATCTCACGCTCGTTG AAGAACCATCCAGACCTGTGATATACGATGCTCAGGGGCGAGAGGTGACAAGAGTGGCTGGACCCTTCTTGGAAGGTTACAATCTCGACTTGACCTGTCAGGTGTCTGGGG gAAGACCAAAGCCTACGGTAGTATGGTGGAAGGACGGTAAGATACTGGACTCCGTTGTTGACACAATTTCTATTGGTTCCCCGAGCAAATTCACGGTGAACCGTCTTTTCATCAACGAGGTGACGAGATCGTTGTGGGGCACGAAGCTCGAATGCAGGGCTCAGTCGGAGCAGATGACCTCTCCGATCGTTCGCGAAGTACCTCTAGATGTTTACC TGAAGCCTGCGATCGTAAAGATCGTCCTGATCGACAGTCAAATCTACGCCGGGCGTCCGCTCGCGGCACGCTGTGAAACCTGGGGAAGTTCTCCCGCTGCCAGGATCATCTGGAGGCTAGGCGGGCAGACGATAGGCGATCCCAACGTGTCGACTACGCAGAGAAGCAATTCGACGATCAGCAAGCTGGCTCTGGTCCTTGGCAAAGACGACAATGGCAAGAGATTAACCTGCAGAGCCGAAAATCCCAGATTTCCCGGCGGAGTGCTCGAAGAAACTGAGATCTTGGACGTTGCCT ACGTACCGGTTGTTTCCATCGATCTAGCCACCGGTTACGTCCTGGATACTCTCAGAGAAGGGGACGATCTGAAGCTGGTGTGCGACGTGGAGAGTAACCCACCTCCGACCCGAATCATTTGGTACCACAAG GACGATCGATTGGAGCACGACGTGACCGGTGGAACGCTGATAGCCTCCAACACGTTAACGCTGAGGGTACTCACTCTGGCTCATGCAGGCGAGTATTCGTGCGAAGCGGTGAATTCCGTGGGAGAAGGTCGGAGCCCTCCGATTTTCCTTCAGATGAAAT ACGCGCCGAGATGCAGGGCAGGTTACGAGCGACGCGAGGTCACGGCTGGTCGCCATGAAACGGTGTCGCTACGCTGCGAAGTCGACGCTGTTCCGAAAGACGCGGTGCGATTCTCTTGGACGTACAACGGAACGCGCGGTGACGTGTTGCCGATGCCAAACTCCAGAGCTCGGAATAACGGGCTCGTTAGCGTTCTCGAGTACACTCCTACCACCGACACCGACTTTGGAACTCTGGCTTGCTGGGCGAGCAACAGCGTCGGCAGACAAAGGACCCCTTGTATATTCAACATCGTGCCCGGAA AGCCACCGCAGCCACCGTTCGACTGTTCTCTGCACAATGAAACCACCTCGCTGCAAGTGAATTGCGTGCCCGGCGCCGATGGTGGTTCCCCGCAATACTTTTTGCTGGAAGTTCGAGGGATACCGAGAAACTTCGGTGTCGTTCAGATGAATCCGCCGACGCTCCACGCGCCTCAAAGCGACCAGGGAATGGTGGGAGACGTACCGGCGATATATCAAGAGAGAAATCCAAGGCCAAGCTTTCAGCTGCACGGTCTTGAACCCGGTTTCGATTACACGTTATACGTGTACGCTGTGAACGACAGAGGAAGGAGCGAGCCAGCGCTGTTGGAGCATATACGAGTGGCTGAAGTTATCGGCGGGAAGATCGAAAGAAACGGCCTGTTTCTGGAGGATCTGAAAAAGGCACTTCCCGAGGCTAGCTCGGAAAATATGATCATCGTGATCGCCTTGACAGGTACAG GTGCGGTGGCTTTGATCCTGATCGGTATCGGGGTGATCATCGGGTTGGCTATCTGCAGAAGAAGGACCGCGTCGACGCTCAAAGACGGTCCGGACGATTTTACCACCCCCACCTACGTCTCCGCCCAAAGGATCGAGCCAAGGATCAGATACTCGGGCGACAGCAGACGTTCTCAAAGAACGAGCTTGTACATCGAGGAAAATCGAAACG aacCGGATCTTCTACAGAGAGTCGAGATCGATCTACACGGTTAA